The sequence below is a genomic window from Mycobacterium spongiae.
TGGACACGTCAACCGCCGAGCCGGATGTGAGAGCCGCGATCGCGGTCATCGATGCCGCAGACCTGGGCGACGAGGACGCCGACTTGGTCGTCGGTGACGCCCAAGACCATGATCTGGCCTGGTACGCCAGCCAGGAATTGCCATTCTTGCTTGACCTGCTCTGAGACGGGCGACGATGGCGAATCTGTGGGCTGCTTCAACCCTGATTTCCGCCGAGCGCGAAGTGTGACGCATTCTGCGCGTCCAGGCGTAGATACGGAACCGTAGGTTACGCTACCGTAGGTTGACGGAGGGGCGTGAAACCGCCCTACAACCTGGGCGGAAGCTAACGACCGCACCGTGAGCAGGAGCTTCCTATGAGCAAGAAATACGCGCCGATTACTGCCAAGGTCGTCGATACCAAGCGTCCTACCGTCGCCGGCGTAGACAAACACCCCGGCTGGCACGCGTTGCGCAAGATGGCCGCTCGGATTACTACGCCGCTGCTACCCGACGACTACCTTCACCTGGCCAACCCGCTGTGGTCCGCGCGTGAACTGCGAGGGCGTGTCTTGGAGGTCCGCCGGGAGACCGAGGACTCTGCGACCCTGGTCATCCAACCTGGCTGGGGTTTCAGCTTCGACTACGAACCGGGCCAGTACATGGGGATCGGGTTGCTGATTGACGGACGCTGGCGCTGGCGGTCGTATTCGCTGACGTCGAGCCCGGCTGCGACGTCACGGTCCGGGTCACCGCGTACGGTGACAATCACCGTCAAGGCGATGCCCGAAGGGTTCTTGTCGACTCACTTGGTAGCCGGCGTCGAGCCGGGCACGATTGTGCGGCTGGCAGCGCCCAAAGGCAATTTTGTGCTACCCAACCCCGCACCTTCGTCGATCCTGTTCCTTACCGCCGGATCCGGCATCACGCCGGTGATGTCGATGTTGCGGACGTTGGTGCGCCGCAACCAAATCGCGGACATAGTGCACCTTCATTCGGCGCCCGCGATGTCTGATGTGATGTTTGCCGCAGAGTTGGATGCGCTGGCAACCGACCACGCGGGCTATCAGTTGCGGGTGCGAGAGACGCGCACTGAAGGTCGGCTCGATCTCGCGCGGCTCGATGTTGAAGTGCCGGATTGGCGGGAGCGTCAGGCCTGGGCCTGCGGGCCCGAGGGCATGCTCAGTCAGGCCGAGAAGGTTTGGTCGTCAGAAGGCATCAGCGACCGCCTGCACTTGGAACGGTTCGCGGTGTCCAAGGTGGCGCCTGCGGGAGCTGGTGGGACGGTCACGTTCGTCCGTAGCGGCCGAAGCGCGACTGCCGATGCCGCGACATCAGTGATGGACGCCGGTGAAGGTGCCGGTGTGCAGATGCCGTTCGGCTGTCGGATGGGTATTTGTCAATCGTGCGTCGTTGAGTTGGTGGAGGGTCATGTCCGTGATCTCCGGACGGGCCAGGAGCAGGACCCGGGCACTCGGATCCAGACCTGCGTGTCCGCCGCATCGGGCGACTGCTCGGTAGACATCTAGGTTACCCGTTGGTAACCTACGGATACGTAGGTTACGATAGCGTAGGTCACCGCCGCTACGACCGCAGGGAGAGAACACGATGGCGATCACTGACGTCGACGTATTCGCGCATCTGACGGACGAAGATATCGAAAACTTGGCCGTCGAGCTGGATGCCATCCGCCAGGACGTTGAAGACTCGCGCGGCGAGCAGGACGCTCGCTACATCCGACGCACCATCGCGGCGCAGCGAGCCCTGGAGGTGACGGGCCGGCTGCTGCTGGCCGCCAGCTCGCGCCGCTCGGCATGGTGGGCAGGCACCGCAACACTGGGCGTGGCAAAGATCGTCGAGAACATGGAGATCGGCCACAACGTCATGCACGGCCAGTGGGATTGGATGAACGACCCGGAAATTCACTCCTCGACATGGGAGTGGGACATGAGCGGGTCGGCCAAGCACTGGCGTTACACCCACAACTTCGTGCACCACAAGTACACCAACATCCTCGGTATGGACGACGATGTCGGCTACGGCATGCTGCGCGTCACGCGCGATCAGCGCTGGAAGCGCTACAACATCTTGAATCTCGTGTGGAATACCATCCTCGCAATCAGCTTTGAGTGGGGAGTTGCGTTGCAGCACTTGGAGATCGGCAAGATCTTCAAAGGCCGCGCCGACCGCGACGCTGCCAAGATTAGGCTGCGTGAGTTTTCCGCCAAAGCCGGCCGCCAGGTGTTCAAGGACTACGTCGCATTCCCGGCGCTGACTTCGCTGTCACCTGGAGCGACGTACAAGTCCACCTTGACGGCCAACGCGGTTGCCAATGTGATGCGCAATGTGTGGTCCAACGCCGTGATCTTCTGCGGGCACTTCCCTGACGGCGCAGAGAAGTTCACCAAGACTGACATGATCGGCGAAACAAAGGGGCAATGGTATCTGCGGCAGATGCTGGGCAGCGCCAACTTCGAGGCCGGCCCCACGCTGCGGTTTATGAGCGGCAACTTGTGCCACCAGATCGAGCATCATCTGTATCCGGACTTGCCGAGCAACCGGCTCGCCGAGATCTCCGTGCGGGTTCGCGAATTATGCGACAAGTACGACCTGCCTTACACCACAGGCTCTTTCTTGGTGCAGTACGGCAAGACGTGGCGCACCCTTGCCAAGTTGTCGCTGCCGAACAAGTACTTGATCGACGACGCCCACGATGCGCCGGAAACCCGAAGCGAGCACATGTTCGCCGATCTGGAGCCAGGTTTCGCGGGTGCGGATCCGGAAACCGGACGCCGGCGTGGCCTGAAGACCGCGATCGCGACCGTGCGCGGCTGGCGTCGCGGCAAGCGTGGCCGCGGATCCAACGGCACCATCAAGGGCTTGGCCGCCTAGCATCCCGCTGCGCGAGAAGGATCGCCAGGGCTCTGATCAGCTCGGCGTGCGGTGGATCAAGGTTCCCTGAGCGTTGCCAGCAGCCGTCGGGCGGCGGCGACGCGGCGTACCGCCGGTCCGCGGAGGGTGTCCAGCGCGCATTCCGGGTCGGCGGGCGCGCCCATGTGCCCGCAGCCGCGCGGGCAATCCTGGGTTGCTTCGGCCAAGTCGGAGAACGCCAACAACACGTCGTCGGGCCGGATATGGGCCAACCCAAACGAGCGGATGCCCGGAGTGTCGATCACCCAGCCGCAACCGGGCGATGAGTCGCCCAAGGGCAGGGCCACCGACTGCGTGGAGGTGTGGCGGCCCCGACCGATGTCGGTGACCTCGCCGACTGCCCTATCGGCTTCCGGCACCAGACGGTTCACCAGCGTCGATTTGCCGACCCCAGAATGTCCGAGCAGCACCGTGATCTTGCCGTCGAGCAAGTCCGCGACCGCGAGCAGCGGATCGTCGCGGCCCGCGGCGATGACCGTGAGGTTGAGATCGACGAACTGGTCGCAGAACGGTTCCGGTGAGGCAAGGTCAGTCTTGGTGAGGCACAGAATCGGTGTCAGCCCACCGGCGTAGGCGGCGATGAGCGCCCGGTCGACGAGGCCGGTGCGTGGTGGTGGGTCGGCCAGCGCCACCACGATCAGCAGTTGGTCAGCGTTGGCGACCACTACTCGTTCGGTCGGGTCGGTGTCATCGGCGGTGCGCCGCAACACCGTTCGGCGTGGCCCTCGCCGCACAATGCGGGCCAGGGTGTCAGGCTGCCCGGAAAGGTCGCCGACCAAGTCGACATTGTCGCCGACGACGATCGGGGTGCGCCCGAGTTCACGTGCTCGCATAGCGGTGACCCGCCGATCCGGGGCGCCGCCGAGGACGCATCCCCAGCGCCCGCGGTCGACGCTGACCACTTTGGCCGCCTCCGCGTCGGCGTGCTCCGGACGGGTCTTGGTCCTCGGTCGCGAGCGCTTGCTAGAGCGGACCTTGACGTCGGACTCGTCGTAGTCGCCGGGTCTCAACCGCCGGACCCCTGACCGGCCAACATGCCTGCCCATAGGTGCGGGAATTCCGGCAACGTCTTCGTGGTGGCGGCGATGTCGTCAACCTTGATGCCGGCAACCCGGATCCCGATAATTGCGCCGGCCATGGCCATTCGGTGATCGGCATAGGCTCGCCAGACGCCGGGGCGCAGGGGTGTCGCGGTGATCGCAAGTCCGTCGGCTGTTTCCTGACAGTCTCCTCCCAGGCGGTTGATCTCAGTGCTCAACGCCGCAAGCCGGTCGGTTTCGTGGCCGCGAAGATGGGCAATGCCCGTCAGGCGGGACACCGAACCTGGCGTTGCGACTGCCGCGAGTGCGGCGACGGACGGCGTGAGTTCACCGACGGCGCGAAGGTCCACGTCGAACCCGCCGTAGGTCTCTGCGCCCTGCACCGTTAGCAACGAATCGGCATGGGTGACAACGGCATTCATTCGTTTGAGAACGCCGAGTATGTGGTCTGCGGGCTGCACGCTTTCTGCGGGCCAGCCGGTAATGCGTACGTTTCCGCCGCTGACCACGGCCGCAGCCAGGAACGCAACCGCGTTGGTCAAATCCGGTTCGATGTCCCAATGCCGGGCCTTGACCGTGCCGGGGTGTACCTGCCACTGGTTCGGCACCGAGTCGTCGATGTCGACGCTGGCCTGGCGCAGCATCGCGACGGTCATCGCAATGTGGGGTGCCGACGGCAGTGTCGACCCGGTGTGCTGCACAGTCAGGCCCTCGGTGAACGATGCCCCAGACAGCAACAGGCCCGAGACGAACTGCGATGACGCTGATGCGTCGATTACCACCGTGCCGCCAGCGACCGATCCGCTGCCCTGAACGCGGAAGGGCAGCCCGCTACCGTCGATGGGCACGCCGAGATTGCGCAGCGCATCAAGCAGGGGTGCGATGGGCCTGGCCCGGGCTTGCTCGTCGCCGTCGAAGTCCACCGGCGAATCGGCCAGCGCGGCTAGGGGCGGGACGAAACGCAAGACTGTGCCCGCCAGCCCGCAATCCACGCTGGCGTTGGGACCGGGTTCGATGCGGCCGCTTACCGCTAGGTCGGACGCGGAATCGTCGATGCACAGACCCAGAGCCCGCAACGCCGAGATCATCAGGGCGGTGTCGCGGCTGCGAAGGCCACCGGCGATGGTCGACGTGCTTTGTGTGGTCGAACCCGGGCGCCCCGGGTTCTGTGCGGCCGCCAGCGCCGCCAGCACCAGCGCGCGGTTGGTCTGAGATTTTGAGCCTGGAACGGTCACGGTCGCGTGCACCGGCGTTTGCGCGAAGGGAGCCGGCCAAGGCTCGGTGCTGCTCACGTGTTCATCCTGCCGTGTCGGCGGGTGTCGTGGGTACCGGGCACCATGGGAGGCATGTGCGGACGGTTTGCGATCACCACCGACCCGGCCCTGCTGGCCGAGAAAATCACGGCGATCAATGAAGTGCCGGCGGCCACTGGCGGCGTGCCATCAGAAGCCATGGCGCCCAATTACAACGTGGCGCCGACGGCGAGCATCGCGGCCGTGGTGTGTCGCCATGCGGAGCCCGATGACGAGGCCAGTCGTCGCGTCCGGCTCATGCGCTGGGGTCTGATCCCGCCCTGGGTCAAGGCCGGTCCGGACAGCGCACCCGTTACCACAGGCCCACTGCTGATCAACGCCCGTGCCGACAATGTCACCACCTCGCCGGCTTTTCGGTCGAGCGCTCGGTCCAAACGGTGCCTTGTTCCGATGGACGGCTACTACGAATGGCGCGTCGACCCGGACGCTAGTGCCGGTCGGAGGGCTCGCAAGACCCCGTTCTACCTGTCTCGCAGCGACGGCGAGCTGCTGTTCGCGGCCGGCCTGTGGTCGGTGTGGAAGCCCGCCAAAGATGGTGCGCCGTTATTGAGCTGCACGATTATCACCACGGATGCGGCCGGCGGACCGGCCCAGATCCATGACCGGATGCCGCTGACGCTGGCCGAGGACGACTGGGATGCCTGGCTGGACCCCGATGCCCCGTTGGATCCCGAGTTGTTGACCCGTCCGCGAGCTGTCGCCGACATCGAGTTGCGTGAGGTGTCGACGCTGGTCAACAGTGTGCGCAATAACGGTCCTGAGCTGCTCGAGCCGGCCGAGCCGCAGCCGGAGCAGATCACGTTGCTCTAAAGCGGTGGGCGGGCGAGATGCAGCCACGAGTCATCGTTCTCGGCGCCGCGCTGGCGGAGAACCCCACGCGAGCGTCTTGGAAGGCTCAACGACCGGCGAAGTCCTCGCCGTCTGGCCGCTCGGGAGCGCAGGCGTCCTCGACCTTGTCGAGGCCGTCGCAAGGATCTTCGTGCCACTCACCGAACGGGTCGTCATAGTCCGTCCAGGCCTCAGGATGTGACAACTCTTCGTCGGTGAGCAGCGCACCCGACAACACGCGGGTGATCCGGTCCGGGTCCGCGCCGCACACCAGGGCCGTAAGTGAGACATGGCGGTCGCCGAATTCTTCATCCCACCGCAGGCTGGCGAGCGCAACCCGGTCGGGATCTGCCTCCCGCTGCTCATCTGGTGACGAGCCCGCGAGCCACCTGCCAGCATCGCCCACGCGCAGACCGCCGCCGGCTGATTCGATCCATACGACGGTGTCCGGCTGGCTCGCCAGCCAAACGCGTCCCTTGATGCGTACGACGCCGTCGAGCAGCTCGTCGATTGCCAGGTGCAGGCGCATCGGGTGAAACGGGCGGTTCGCCTCGAACTCGATGATCTGCACGTCGCCGTCGGCAGCGAGTGGCGGCTCGCCAGCAAGCAAGGGTGCGTGTGGGTCGTAATCATGGTCGCGCCGCGGGTTGGATTTCATGGCATCGAGCGTTGCGGGCAGCAGACCGACGCCCACGACGATCGATGCTCGCGGCGTCAGCCGCCGCAGCACTGCGTGCGTTCGATACTCACGCTCTGACAACACGAGGACGTCGGCGAACTCGGCCTGGCCTACCACGACCTGGGCGACCGTCCGATCGTCGTCGAGCTCGTCGGCGCTCAGCGCGTCGATCAACCATTGCGACGTGGCCACGGTGCTGACCACGGCCTGGATAGCGACGTCTCGGGCGGCGGGCCCATCGACGTACCCGGGTCCGACGTGGACGTCGACGTTGTTGATCGCCCAGCAGACCGGTTCTGGCTCGAGCCACGGCGCCAGATGGACGACGATGCGACTCACATCGTCGCGGCGGTGCAGACGGCGCAGCAAGATAAGCAGGTCATCGCGGATGGTGCAGTCGACGCAACAGTTGGCCAACTCCAGTGGCCATTCCGATGTGTGTGGCTCGTCCCCGGAACGAATGCGCACCGAGCGAACCACGACCTGCCCGTCGTAGCGGTGCGTGACGACGATGGTGCCGGAATCCCGCAGCAGACGTTCGCACACCTCGTCCGTCAGTTCCTGGCCGGCCACTACGAGCACCGGAGTCCGCTCCACAATCCACCTCAAACGAGAATCATTTTCATTAAGGGACGGGTTCACCGTAGCGGCAGCTGCTGGTGCTGTCGAAATCGCCAGCCGATCCGCGCCGGTGCCCCAGCGTCGATGCTGCATTCGGCGGTGGCGAGCACTACCGCTAGTCTTAATGATAATCATTTTCATTTCTACAAACGGCGGTGCGTCGCCAGCCTTGGAGGTTCCGATGCCGGATACCACTGCCGACTCGTGGGTGCTTTGACGCGGCGTTGAACAAGTCGCGTCCAACTACCACGTGTCGGCCGCCTGATTCGACGGCCGTCGGCCACAGACGGTGGGTCTTGAACCCTCAGCACCGATGCGGGGTGGTCACGTCCGCATTGCGGCGGTCTGTCGAACGTCAAGGAGGCTCATGATCGTCTTTCCCTTCACCGCCGTACTCGGCCAGGAAGAGCTGAAGCACTGCTTGGTGGTATGTGCCATCGACCCGGGTGTCTCAGGGGTGCTCGCGGTCGGTGACCGCGGCACGGCGAAAACCACCACCGTGCGGGCGCTGGGGGCACTGCTTGAGCGCGCCGGTGCGCAGATGCCAGTCGCCGAATTACCCTTGGGAGCGAGCGAAGATCGTGTTCTTGGCTCGCTCGACATCGACCGGGCGCTGCGCGGGGAGGTGGCCTTCGCGCCGGGTATCCTCAGTGATGCACACGGCGGGTTCCTGTACATCGACGAAGTGAACCTGCTCGATGACTACCTGGTCGACATCCTTCTCGACGTCGCGGCGTCCGGCGTGAACCGTGTGGAGCGCGACGGCATCGGCTACACACACCCGGCTCGCTTTGTGCTGGTTGGCAGTGGCAATCCCGAGGAGGGCGAGCTGCGGCCGCAGTTGGAGGACCGGTTCGGCTTGGCCACCTTCGTGCGCACGATCGCCGATGCGCAGACACGCCTGGCTATTGTGCGTCGACGATTGAGTTTCGAGTCCGACCCCGAGAAGTTCGAGCGTGAGTGGCTCGACGTCGAGCATCGACTGGCCGATCGGCTACTCGCAGCACGCGACGGCCTGGAGAATGTGCAGATTCCGGAGGTTGTTCTGCGCCAGATCGTCGACATTTGCGTGGAGTCAGGGGCGGTCGGCCACCGCGCCGAGCTGGTGCTCACCCGGGCCGCTCGCGCGACCGCGGCATTCGGAGGCCGCCATCAGGTGACGCACACCGATGTTGCGTTGGCTGCGATCCCGGCCTTGCGTCACCGCACCCCGCGGCAACTAGCTGAGACACCCACGGCTCCGGCCGCTCGGGTGAAGCTGGCCACGGCGCGCGTGCTTGGCCTGGCGGGATGAGTCTGAACACCCCACTACCGGTAGACCCAGTTTCGGACGTGGTCGCACGATGGCGTGCCGGTGACCACTTCGGTGTCTTGTGCACGGGAGATCCACTGTTTGCCGAGAACGTGTTCCGAGCGCTGGCCCCGACCGCGGATCGCGCCTTCGGAAATGCGGAGTCCGTCGGTGCCGAGGACTTGGCGGGTCTGGACGGTGAGCGCGTGGTCGCTTTGGCATGGGATCCCGCGGACATCCATCCGGCCTTGCTGCGGCGCTGTACGGCCGTCCTGAACTGCGGTCACGTAGCCAGCCGCCGCCGACACATAGTGCGCTCGCCTGCGGACCTGGTGGCTGCGACCGTGCACGTGTTGGATTCCGCGGGAGTGCGCGATCACGGTGTCGAAATGGCCGCAACGCGTCTGGTGATTGGCCTGCACGCCGGTGGATGCAGCGACCCGCTCTGGGTGGTGCGCGCAGTCGTTGCAGATCCTCGGCGTTCGAAGACCGCGGGCGATGATCCGAACGGGACTTCTGGGGTGACCGAAGAAGAGGCGCAGGCTGGTGCCGAACTGGCGGCGAGCGACGACGGCAGCCAAGAGTCGCCAATGCCGGTAGAGCCCGACCTCGACACATCCTCAGCTGCGAACGACGACCCCGATACTGGTCGCGATCCGTCGGGCGAAGACGAGATTCGCCACGAGAACCGCGCAGGCGAACAGCAAATGCCAGCAACCGAGCAGGACCCGTCGGCGGCGTCATCGGACGGAAAGGGCGATTCTCCCGAACCCGCTGCCGAGACGGATACCGCAGCGCACGAGATCCCAAGCGAGGCGGGTGCCGAACGTGGCGGGGCGGGGCTGCCCGTGGCTCCTCAGCGCGGGGCAATTTCCGGGCTGGAGGCGAACGGCGAGGATCCAGTCGCTCGTCAGGCCGGAGGCGAGGGCCAAGGGCTGGGTCAGGCCTACGAACATACCGACATCCGGGTCCAGCGAGCACTGGACGCGATGCCATCGCGCCGGATGCGAGACGCCACAACGCATATGCGCGGCAGTCGCGGTGCGCGTAGTCAGTCCCCGGAACGGGGACCGATCCTGAGGGTGGTACCGCCCGAACGCGTCGGTGGTCGTGTCGCGGTGATACCGACGCTGCGCCGCGCGGCGTGGCGCAGGGCGCTGAGCGCAGAGGATGACGCCGAATCGGTCACATTGATTCGCGATGACCTGCGGGGCGCAATCCGGCGCCGGCCGGGCGGCTACCACACAGCCATCATCGTTGACGGTAGCTCTTCTCTTGGCCGCTCCGGACTGCTTCGCGCTGGCGCTGCCGTGGATCAGGCGGTGGCGGCGATCGCCGCCCGACGCGGAGTTGTCTCCGTGATCGTCGCGGCTGGAAAACGCGCCCGTGTCGTCGCCGAACGCTCGACAAGCCTTGCGCGAACCAGGCAAGCACTTGTCACAGCGCAGACAGGCGGTGGCACACCATTGGCTCACGCATTAAGTTGTGCGATCGATCTACTCGCCAAAGATGAGTTGCCGAGGCGCAGGCTGCTTCTCCTGACTGATGGGCGAGCCACCGTCGGGCTCCGCGGCAGTTACTTGCCGCCAGCAGCTGCGGTGGAAGAGCTCGCCAAAGTTCTCGCGGAGGCGACCCGCCTAATACCAGATGTAGCGATGCTGCCGATCGGGTTCGCGGAGTCGCGGGACAAGGCGACATTCATCGCGGCAGGCGTCCGCATCAGCGGCTAGCGGGGTGGCCCAGCGAAATCGGGGCCTGGTTAGGAGCCGGGTAGTGGCGTCGGCCATCGCTGCAACTCCTCTTGGCGCACCTAGACCGAACACCACATCGGCCCGACGGCAAGAGACTTGACTGGCCACGGAGAGAGTTGCCATCTGGAAACCGGTGAAAACGAAGCGACACGAATGATTTTGGGCCGAATGGCCCGCGGGCCAACCCGCTCTAGGGTTGGACGTATCCCGGCGGGTTGACGTCTTCGACCCACAGATCGACGCCGAGCTGTGCTCCGGGCACGCAGTCGTAGACCGACAAATCGGCGACACCGGACTCGACGAGCACGTCCTCGCACAGCAGCGTGTTACCGGTGTAGTCGGTCGCCGGCTTGTTGAGGATGACGTACGCCGCGTCCGCGTAGACCTCGGGCCTGCGCGACCGCGCCATCGCTTCGTCGCCACCCAGCAGATTCTGTACCGCCGCTGTCGCCACCATCGTGCGTGGCCACAATGTGTTCGACGCGATGCCGTGGGCGCGCATCTCCTCAGCGATCCCCAATGCGCACAGCGTCATGCCGTACTTCGCCATCATGTAGGCGGTCGGCTTCAGCCACTTGCTGCCCAGCAGGATCGGCGGGGACAGCGTCAGGATATGCGGATTCTCCCGACCCTTCAGATGCGGAATGCACGCTTGCGACACCGCATACGTGCCGCGCACCTGAATGCTGTTCATCAGGTCGAAGCGCTTCAGCGGTACATCGGTGATGGCGCCCAGGTTGATCGCCGAGGCGTTGTTGACGCACATGTCGATACCGCCGAATTGCTCGACGGTCTTGGCTACCGCGGACTCCACCGAATCTCCATCACGAATGTCGCCGACGATCGGCAGCGCCTGTCCGCCGGCGTCCTCAAGTTCCTTGGCCGCGGTGTATACGGTGCCTGGCAACTTTGGGTGCGGCTCGGCCGTCTTGGCGATCAGGGCGATGTTTGCCCCGTCGCGGGCGGCTCGTGTGGCGATCGCCAGGCCGATACCACGACTGGCGCCGGAGATGAACATGGTCTTGCCGTTGAGGGACATGGCGCCACACTAGCGCCCGGCCCGATGTGGCGGGCCCTGGGCACCGCCATGCTATCGAGGATGCGGTTCGACCTGGCAAACGCGCGGTACGGGCAGTGCGGGAAATAGCACGACGGCGATCGCTGTTGATTGATGCGGCAACTATGGCGTCTGCGGCAGCCGGCAGGCGGCGGCAGACGCCAGCGGAACCCAGCGGAGAAGGCCGAGCGGAGAAGACCGGGAGAGACACTGTCGGTCGCAGCATTTAGATTTGGAGGAGGGGAGTCTGGTGTCAGCGGCGATGAGCCTGACTGCCGAGGAGTTGCCTGCGCGTATCCTCGTGAGTCCGGTGTCGCTACCGATGTCCGACGACATCGCCGACGAAGGGACCGTGCTAATCAAGATGGCCGACATCGATGGCGTGACAGGTTCCGAGGTTGCCGCGTCCGGACCACCCGAGGAGACCGACGAGCAGTTAACGGCGCGCTTCGAGCGTGACGCGATCCCGCTGTTGGACCAGCTGTATGGCGGCGCGCTGCGCATGACGCGCAATCCTGCCGACGCAGAGGACCTGGTCCAGGAGACGATGGTGAAGGCCTACGCGGGATTCCGCTCATTCCGCGCAGGCACCAATCTCAAGGCTTGGCTGTATCGGATCCTGACCAACACCTATATCAACAGCTATCGCAAGAAACAGCGGCAACCGGCGGAGTATCCGACCGACGAGATCACCGACTGGCAACTGGCCTCCAGCGCCGCGCATTCCTCGACTGGACTGCGCTCTGCTGAGGTCGAGGCGCTTGAGGCGTTGCCGGACTCCGAAATCAAAGAGGCGTTGCAGGCTTTGCCCGAGGAGTTCCGGATGGCCGTCTACTACGCCGACGTCGAGGGCTTCCCGTACAAAGAGATCGCCGAGATCATGGATACTCCGATCGGGACCGTGATGTCGCGGCTGCATCGCGGTCGACGTCAGTTGCGTGGGCTCCTCGCCGGCGTGGCCAAGGAGCGGGGCTTTAGCCGAGGTGAGCAGGCGCAGCAGGAGGTGTCTTCATGAGCGAGTTTTCCCGCTCATCGGGCCCGTGCGGCGGCGGTGGCGATTCCCATGACCCGGCGGGTTGTGCAGAAGTGATAGCCGAGGTATGGACTCTGCTTGATGGTGAATGCACGCCGGAGACGCGGCGCAAGCTGCGTCAGCATCTTGAGGCGTGCCCGGAATGCCTGCGACATTACGGGCTCGAGGAGCGGATCAAGGCCTTGATCGCGACCAAGTGCAAAGGCGAAAAGGCTCCT
It includes:
- a CDS encoding ferredoxin reductase; translated protein: MSKKYAPITAKVVDTKRPTVAGVDKHPGWHALRKMAARITTPLLPDDYLHLANPLWSARELRGRVLEVRRETEDSATLVIQPGWGFSFDYEPGQYMGIGLLIDGRWRWRSYSLTSSPAATSRSGSPRTVTITVKAMPEGFLSTHLVAGVEPGTIVRLAAPKGNFVLPNPAPSSILFLTAGSGITPVMSMLRTLVRRNQIADIVHLHSAPAMSDVMFAAELDALATDHAGYQLRVRETRTEGRLDLARLDVEVPDWRERQAWACGPEGMLSQAEKVWSSEGISDRLHLERFAVSKVAPAGAGGTVTFVRSGRSATADAATSVMDAGEGAGVQMPFGCRMGICQSCVVELVEGHVRDLRTGQEQDPGTRIQTCVSAASGDCSVDI
- a CDS encoding fatty acid desaturase family protein; the encoded protein is MAITDVDVFAHLTDEDIENLAVELDAIRQDVEDSRGEQDARYIRRTIAAQRALEVTGRLLLAASSRRSAWWAGTATLGVAKIVENMEIGHNVMHGQWDWMNDPEIHSSTWEWDMSGSAKHWRYTHNFVHHKYTNILGMDDDVGYGMLRVTRDQRWKRYNILNLVWNTILAISFEWGVALQHLEIGKIFKGRADRDAAKIRLREFSAKAGRQVFKDYVAFPALTSLSPGATYKSTLTANAVANVMRNVWSNAVIFCGHFPDGAEKFTKTDMIGETKGQWYLRQMLGSANFEAGPTLRFMSGNLCHQIEHHLYPDLPSNRLAEISVRVRELCDKYDLPYTTGSFLVQYGKTWRTLAKLSLPNKYLIDDAHDAPETRSEHMFADLEPGFAGADPETGRRRGLKTAIATVRGWRRGKRGRGSNGTIKGLAA
- the rsgA gene encoding ribosome small subunit-dependent GTPase A codes for the protein MRPGDYDESDVKVRSSKRSRPRTKTRPEHADAEAAKVVSVDRGRWGCVLGGAPDRRVTAMRARELGRTPIVVGDNVDLVGDLSGQPDTLARIVRRGPRRTVLRRTADDTDPTERVVVANADQLLIVVALADPPPRTGLVDRALIAAYAGGLTPILCLTKTDLASPEPFCDQFVDLNLTVIAAGRDDPLLAVADLLDGKITVLLGHSGVGKSTLVNRLVPEADRAVGEVTDIGRGRHTSTQSVALPLGDSSPGCGWVIDTPGIRSFGLAHIRPDDVLLAFSDLAEATQDCPRGCGHMGAPADPECALDTLRGPAVRRVAAARRLLATLREP
- the aroA gene encoding 3-phosphoshikimate 1-carboxyvinyltransferase produces the protein MSSTEPWPAPFAQTPVHATVTVPGSKSQTNRALVLAALAAAQNPGRPGSTTQSTSTIAGGLRSRDTALMISALRALGLCIDDSASDLAVSGRIEPGPNASVDCGLAGTVLRFVPPLAALADSPVDFDGDEQARARPIAPLLDALRNLGVPIDGSGLPFRVQGSGSVAGGTVVIDASASSQFVSGLLLSGASFTEGLTVQHTGSTLPSAPHIAMTVAMLRQASVDIDDSVPNQWQVHPGTVKARHWDIEPDLTNAVAFLAAAVVSGGNVRITGWPAESVQPADHILGVLKRMNAVVTHADSLLTVQGAETYGGFDVDLRAVGELTPSVAALAAVATPGSVSRLTGIAHLRGHETDRLAALSTEINRLGGDCQETADGLAITATPLRPGVWRAYADHRMAMAGAIIGIRVAGIKVDDIAATTKTLPEFPHLWAGMLAGQGSGG
- a CDS encoding SOS response-associated peptidase — encoded protein: MCGRFAITTDPALLAEKITAINEVPAATGGVPSEAMAPNYNVAPTASIAAVVCRHAEPDDEASRRVRLMRWGLIPPWVKAGPDSAPVTTGPLLINARADNVTTSPAFRSSARSKRCLVPMDGYYEWRVDPDASAGRRARKTPFYLSRSDGELLFAAGLWSVWKPAKDGAPLLSCTIITTDAAGGPAQIHDRMPLTLAEDDWDAWLDPDAPLDPELLTRPRAVADIELREVSTLVNSVRNNGPELLEPAEPQPEQITLL
- the mrf gene encoding ribosome hibernation factor-recruiting GTPase MRF; this encodes MVERTPVLVVAGQELTDEVCERLLRDSGTIVVTHRYDGQVVVRSVRIRSGDEPHTSEWPLELANCCVDCTIRDDLLILLRRLHRRDDVSRIVVHLAPWLEPEPVCWAINNVDVHVGPGYVDGPAARDVAIQAVVSTVATSQWLIDALSADELDDDRTVAQVVVGQAEFADVLVLSEREYRTHAVLRRLTPRASIVVGVGLLPATLDAMKSNPRRDHDYDPHAPLLAGEPPLAADGDVQIIEFEANRPFHPMRLHLAIDELLDGVVRIKGRVWLASQPDTVVWIESAGGGLRVGDAGRWLAGSSPDEQREADPDRVALASLRWDEEFGDRHVSLTALVCGADPDRITRVLSGALLTDEELSHPEAWTDYDDPFGEWHEDPCDGLDKVEDACAPERPDGEDFAGR
- a CDS encoding ATP-binding protein, translated to MIVFPFTAVLGQEELKHCLVVCAIDPGVSGVLAVGDRGTAKTTTVRALGALLERAGAQMPVAELPLGASEDRVLGSLDIDRALRGEVAFAPGILSDAHGGFLYIDEVNLLDDYLVDILLDVAASGVNRVERDGIGYTHPARFVLVGSGNPEEGELRPQLEDRFGLATFVRTIADAQTRLAIVRRRLSFESDPEKFEREWLDVEHRLADRLLAARDGLENVQIPEVVLRQIVDICVESGAVGHRAELVLTRAARATAAFGGRHQVTHTDVALAAIPALRHRTPRQLAETPTAPAARVKLATARVLGLAG